Proteins encoded within one genomic window of Candidatus Amarolinea dominans:
- a CDS encoding RCC1 repeat-containing protein yields MSGAVAVSAGGGHTCALTTAGGVKCWGSNEFGQLGDGTGAAQLTPVDVVGLTVGVTAISAGGEHTCALTTAGGMKCWGNNIHGQLGDGTTEERLTPVDVTGLASDVTAVSAGGAHTCALTTAGGAKCWGYNALGQLGDGTTVQRLLPVDVVGLVSGVEAVEGGVLHTCALNTAGGIQCWGANWSGQLGDGTTINRLTPVSVIGLTSGAAVVTTGYQHTCAQTTTGGVKCWGDNISGQLGNDTSGLQQFSTTPLDVIGLAAGVASVEAGSVHTCALTADGRIQCWGSDDYGQLGNFSAGPRTIAVDVAGLAGGATTVSVSRWYTCALTAGGGVKCWGRNDSGQLGDGAQGYHSTPTDVIGLATGVADVSTGNTHACAVTTNGGVKCWGGNEYGQLGDGTTIQRLTPVNVVGLNNVMAVSAGYFHTCALTMDGGVKCWGRNSNGQLGDGTLENRSAPVDVSGLTSGAATVSAGGLHSCASTTTGGVKCWGSNSRGQLGNDTVTWQWVPMDVSGLTDAAAVDAGYEHTCAWASGGGAWCWGRNDQGQLGDGTILDRSAPVGIVGLTTDVTRVTAGWWHTCAIAKTTTCWGANWMGQLGNGNTNQRITPVDAVGVMLSAVVDAGNDHTCARASSGGVKCWGSNELGQLGVNPGWIPGYVMGFGRLREDLDGNGVVDVHDILMAAGVWRFYSPVCDLDGNRVVNIVDILRVARQFGQSSS; encoded by the coding sequence ATGAGCGGTGCTGTGGCCGTGAGTGCGGGCGGGGGCCACACCTGCGCGCTGACAACGGCCGGCGGTGTGAAGTGTTGGGGATCCAACGAGTTCGGCCAGTTGGGCGACGGCACGGGCGCGGCGCAGCTCACGCCGGTGGATGTGGTGGGATTGACGGTCGGCGTGACGGCCATCAGCGCGGGCGGGGAGCACACCTGCGCGCTGACGACAGCCGGCGGCATGAAGTGTTGGGGAAATAACATCCACGGGCAGTTGGGCGATGGTACGACAGAGGAACGGCTCACCCCGGTGGACGTGACTGGGCTGGCGAGTGATGTGACGGCCGTGAGCGCGGGTGGAGCGCACACCTGTGCCTTGACGACGGCCGGCGGCGCGAAGTGCTGGGGATACAACGCGCTCGGCCAGTTGGGCGACGGCACGACCGTGCAGCGGCTCTTGCCGGTGGATGTGGTCGGGCTGGTCAGCGGCGTCGAAGCCGTCGAAGGCGGCGTTTTACACACCTGTGCGCTGAACACAGCCGGCGGAATTCAATGTTGGGGCGCGAATTGGAGCGGCCAATTGGGCGACGGGACAACGATCAATCGCCTCACACCGGTCAGCGTGATCGGGCTGACCAGCGGCGCAGCGGTTGTCACAACGGGTTATCAGCACACTTGCGCCCAAACTACGACTGGTGGGGTCAAATGTTGGGGTGACAACATCTCGGGCCAGTTGGGCAACGACACGAGCGGCTTGCAGCAATTCAGTACGACACCGCTGGATGTGATTGGACTGGCTGCCGGCGTCGCGAGCGTGGAGGCGGGTTCGGTTCATACCTGTGCATTGACCGCTGACGGTAGAATTCAATGTTGGGGCAGTGATGACTACGGCCAACTGGGCAATTTCTCAGCAGGACCACGCACGATTGCCGTGGATGTTGCCGGGCTGGCAGGCGGTGCAACAACCGTGAGTGTGAGCCGATGGTACACCTGCGCATTGACCGCAGGCGGCGGCGTCAAGTGCTGGGGGCGCAACGATTCCGGTCAGTTGGGCGACGGCGCGCAGGGATATCACAGCACACCGACCGATGTGATTGGGTTGGCGACTGGCGTTGCGGACGTGAGCACGGGCAATACACACGCCTGTGCTGTGACGACGAACGGCGGGGTCAAGTGCTGGGGAGGAAACGAATACGGCCAGTTGGGCGATGGGACGACTATCCAGCGCCTGACGCCAGTCAATGTGGTGGGGCTGAACAACGTCATGGCCGTGAGCGCAGGGTATTTTCATACGTGCGCCCTGACGATGGACGGCGGGGTCAAATGCTGGGGCCGCAACTCCAACGGCCAGTTGGGAGACGGCACGCTGGAGAATCGCAGCGCGCCGGTGGACGTGAGCGGGCTGACGAGCGGCGCTGCGACCGTGAGTGCGGGCGGGTTGCACTCCTGCGCTTCGACGACGACCGGGGGCGTCAAATGCTGGGGGAGCAATTCTCGCGGCCAGTTGGGCAATGACACTGTGACATGGCAGTGGGTGCCGATGGATGTCAGCGGGCTGACCGACGCCGCGGCGGTGGACGCGGGATATGAGCACACCTGTGCATGGGCGAGCGGCGGCGGCGCCTGGTGTTGGGGGAGAAACGACCAGGGACAGTTGGGCGATGGTACGATCCTGGATCGCTCCGCGCCGGTGGGCATCGTTGGGCTGACGACTGATGTCACCCGTGTCACTGCGGGCTGGTGGCACACGTGTGCGATCGCCAAGACCACCACATGCTGGGGAGCAAACTGGATGGGCCAGTTGGGCAACGGCAACACAAATCAGCGCATTACACCCGTGGATGCCGTTGGCGTCATGTTGAGCGCGGTCGTGGATGCAGGCAACGACCACACCTGTGCGCGGGCCAGCAGCGGCGGCGTGAAGTGTTGGGGGTCCAACGAGCTCGGCCAGTTGGGCGTCAATCCCGGCTGGATTCCCGGCTATGTGATGGGCTTCGGCCGCCTGCGCGAGGACCTGGATGGGAATGGCGTGGTGGATGTCCATGATATCCTCATGGCGGCCGGCGTTTGGCGCTTCTACAGCCCAGTCTGCGACCTGGACGGCAACCGCGTGGTGAATATCGTTGACATTCTACGTGTAGCCAGGCAGTTTGGTCAGTCATCGTCTTGA
- a CDS encoding DUF1670 domain-containing protein, translated as MTVPIRGTVHDIGPSVSHKAEVIRRYLRGQSPADIARELNHSQHAVDRYIKDYEVTRTLAQSSRCTRFRRSRSTPSLVREHVQLIREYEPNLVFYSPEPAVAAQAAA; from the coding sequence ATGACCGTGCCGATCCGTGGTACAGTGCATGATATCGGCCCCTCGGTGTCGCACAAGGCCGAGGTGATCCGCCGTTATCTGCGTGGGCAATCGCCAGCCGACATTGCTCGCGAACTCAACCACTCGCAGCACGCCGTGGATCGCTACATCAAGGACTACGAAGTCACCCGCACCCTCGCACAGAGTTCCCGCTGCACGAGATTCCGGCGCTCGCGAAGCACGCCGTCACTCGTGCGGGAACACGTTCAGTTGATCCGCGAGTATGAACCCAACCTGGTCTTCTACTCGCCTGAACCGGCGGTGGCCGCACAAGCGGCCGCCTGA
- a CDS encoding DUF1670 domain-containing protein has product MIISPVTPSSEIERRRHHSIGAIRRYCDDFVRIIRLQAQHLDRAAIRSATGLSERPIQEYLTLYQECPAANDRLQILLGTPDAATATPAEIKRGRLIR; this is encoded by the coding sequence GTGATTATCTCGCCGGTTACACCTTCCAGCGAGATCGAGCGCCGGCGGCATCACAGTATCGGCGCCATTCGACGTTATTGCGACGACTTCGTGCGCATCATTCGCTTGCAGGCGCAGCACTTGGACCGCGCCGCCATCCGCAGCGCCACCGGGCTGTCTGAACGCCCCATTCAGGAGTACCTGACGCTGTATCAAGAATGCCCGGCGGCCAACGACCGCTTGCAGATTCTGCTCGGCACGCCCGACGCGGCCACAGCCACGCCGGCCGAGATTAAAAGGGGGCGTTTGATCCGATGA
- a CDS encoding DUF1670 domain-containing protein: protein MGTGVAALRQQRLLRLTEEAEAQGGLLSHEDLACLLCSSLATIKRDVHELRKQDLRVPTRGQVKDIGGRQSQGADRR from the coding sequence CTGGGCACTGGCGTCGCGGCGCTGCGGCAGCAGCGGCTCTTACGGCTCACCGAAGAGGCTGAGGCGCAAGGCGGGCTGCTCAGCCACGAAGACCTGGCCTGTTTGCTGTGCAGCAGTCTGGCGACGATCAAACGCGACGTGCATGAGTTGCGCAAACAGGACTTGCGCGTGCCGACACGCGGCCAAGTCAAAGACATCGGCGGGCGTCAGTCACAAGGTGCAGATCGTCGGTGA
- a CDS encoding lysoplasmalogenase has product MTFPVAGPMRTWLLALLALWALLLFGGFIFGASGADQSQRIPTWMRMTSSAVLVVAGWSWWLAAGQDKDVALLIAVGMTLGFLGDLFMAKLLPASPHVLWGMGAFGLGHVAYIAAFMRLATVLGLTASGPRWGALLVWLLIGLAGWYFVVFRGQQATALHWAALPYALLLASTAGLASGLALQARSFIPLALGGALFLTSDLILAAQLFNGLSFFLVGSVVWLTYGPAQALIVYTAQNRP; this is encoded by the coding sequence ATGACTTTTCCCGTTGCTGGCCCGATGCGCACCTGGCTGCTGGCTTTGCTGGCGCTGTGGGCGCTGTTGCTCTTTGGCGGTTTCATTTTTGGCGCGTCCGGCGCGGACCAATCGCAGCGCATCCCCACCTGGATGCGCATGACTTCCTCGGCCGTTCTGGTGGTGGCCGGCTGGAGTTGGTGGCTGGCGGCCGGCCAGGATAAGGACGTGGCGCTGCTGATTGCCGTGGGCATGACGCTCGGTTTCCTGGGCGACCTGTTCATGGCGAAGCTGCTGCCGGCGTCGCCGCACGTGTTGTGGGGCATGGGCGCGTTCGGTCTGGGGCATGTGGCCTACATCGCGGCCTTCATGCGGCTCGCCACCGTCCTCGGCTTGACGGCCAGCGGGCCGCGCTGGGGCGCCTTGCTCGTGTGGCTGCTGATCGGCCTGGCCGGTTGGTATTTCGTGGTCTTCCGCGGACAGCAGGCCACCGCGCTGCACTGGGCCGCGCTGCCCTACGCCCTGCTGCTGGCGAGCACGGCCGGCCTGGCCAGCGGATTGGCACTGCAGGCGCGTTCCTTCATCCCGCTGGCGCTGGGCGGCGCGCTCTTTCTCACCAGTGACCTCATCCTGGCCGCGCAATTGTTCAACGGCCTGTCATTTTTCCTGGTGGGCAGCGTCGTCTGGCTGACCTACGGCCCGGCGCAGGCGTTGATCGTCTACACCGCCCAGAATCGCCCTTGA